In Streptomyces sp. NBC_00569, a single genomic region encodes these proteins:
- a CDS encoding DoxX family protein, which yields MDSIWLDGVEWLAVLRIGLGLWWLESWRHKDKKGWFERGTGIAWAADVAAKHRWNAVRRGFGAVVTPRPKVMAYIVVYAELALGLGLVVGLLTPVALIGGLLLNLLYLVLMIHDWAEQGQNAMMALISLVALFAMSWQAWSLDAAIGLFL from the coding sequence GTGGACTCGATCTGGCTCGACGGCGTCGAATGGCTGGCCGTGCTGCGCATAGGCCTCGGACTGTGGTGGCTGGAGAGCTGGCGGCACAAGGACAAGAAGGGCTGGTTCGAGCGGGGCACCGGCATCGCCTGGGCCGCCGACGTCGCCGCGAAGCACCGGTGGAACGCCGTACGCAGGGGCTTCGGCGCGGTCGTCACCCCCCGGCCGAAAGTGATGGCGTACATCGTCGTCTACGCCGAACTGGCCCTGGGCCTCGGTCTCGTGGTGGGTCTGCTGACGCCCGTGGCCCTCATCGGCGGACTGCTCCTGAACCTCCTGTACCTGGTCCTGATGATCCACGACTGGGCCGAGCAGGGACAGAACGCGATGATGGCCCTCATCTCGCTCGTGGCGCTCTTCGCCATGTCCTGGCAGGCCTGGTCCCTCGACGCGGCGATCGGACTGTTCCTGTGA
- a CDS encoding Zn-ribbon domain-containing OB-fold protein, with the protein MSLPATVRFDLPEPDAFTRPYWDAAADGTLLLRRCRACERAHHYPREFCPHCWSEDVAWERASGTAVLYTWSVVHRNDLPPFGTRTPYIAAVVDLAEGPRMMTEIVATEGDDLRVGMPLEVTFRQVEDFSVPVFRSRT; encoded by the coding sequence GTGAGTCTTCCCGCGACCGTACGCTTCGACCTCCCCGAGCCCGACGCCTTCACCCGCCCCTACTGGGACGCGGCCGCCGACGGGACGCTGCTGCTCCGCCGCTGCCGCGCGTGCGAGCGGGCCCATCACTATCCGCGCGAGTTCTGTCCGCACTGCTGGAGCGAGGACGTGGCGTGGGAGCGGGCCTCCGGGACGGCCGTCCTCTACACCTGGTCCGTCGTCCACCGGAACGACCTGCCCCCCTTCGGCACCCGCACCCCGTACATCGCGGCCGTCGTCGACCTCGCGGAGGGCCCGCGGATGATGACGGAGATCGTGGCTACCGAGGGCGACGATCTGCGCGTGGGAATGCCGCTGGAGGTCACCTTCCGTCAGGTCGAGGACTTCTCCGTGCCCGTATTTCGCTCGCGGACGTGA
- a CDS encoding GNAT family N-acetyltransferase, which yields MTESPAPLPGWHLTADVDDFLARAGGYLRAEPALHTVALSVTASLRERGPAVYGARGQLFGVLYGPDGGVSGTFLWTKPYRISISPLDRAQADALAVALQGRAVPGVFGVDSASAAFADAWRARTGARAHRAVEQRLYRLGDLTPPLPAPAGRPRVATGADRELLVRWHTAFATDAGTPGGAAGSREWADERISYGGVTLWETADGVPVSMAGVTREAAGAVRVAPVYTPEELRGRGYAGAVTAEVSRAARAAGASEVLLFTDLANATSNGLYLRIGYRPVRDFAVHTFTAPENG from the coding sequence ATGACAGAGAGCCCCGCTCCCTTGCCCGGCTGGCACCTGACCGCTGACGTCGACGACTTCCTCGCCCGAGCGGGCGGCTACCTGCGCGCCGAGCCCGCCCTGCACACGGTCGCCCTGAGCGTCACCGCGAGCCTGCGGGAACGGGGGCCGGCGGTGTACGGGGCGCGAGGGCAGCTCTTCGGGGTGCTGTACGGGCCGGACGGCGGCGTGAGCGGGACCTTCCTGTGGACGAAGCCCTACCGGATCAGCATCAGCCCTCTGGACAGGGCGCAGGCGGACGCGCTCGCCGTCGCGCTCCAAGGGCGGGCGGTGCCCGGAGTGTTCGGGGTCGACTCGGCCTCGGCCGCCTTCGCCGACGCCTGGCGGGCCCGCACGGGAGCGCGGGCCCACCGCGCCGTCGAGCAGCGCCTGTACCGGCTCGGGGACCTCACCCCGCCGCTGCCCGCACCCGCCGGGCGACCCCGCGTCGCCACCGGGGCGGACCGGGAGCTGCTGGTGCGGTGGCACACCGCGTTCGCCACGGACGCCGGCACTCCGGGCGGCGCCGCGGGCTCGCGGGAATGGGCCGACGAGCGGATCTCGTACGGCGGCGTCACCCTCTGGGAGACCGCGGACGGTGTGCCCGTCTCCATGGCCGGCGTGACCCGCGAGGCCGCCGGGGCCGTCCGGGTCGCACCCGTCTACACACCGGAGGAACTGCGCGGCCGCGGCTACGCGGGAGCGGTCACCGCCGAGGTCAGCCGCGCCGCCCGGGCCGCGGGCGCGAGCGAGGTGCTCCTCTTCACCGACCTTGCCAACGCGACGAGCAACGGCCTGTACCTGCGCATCGGCTACCGTCCCGTGCGGGACTTCGCCGTCCACACCTTCACCGCCCCCGAGAACGGCTGA
- a CDS encoding GNAT family N-acetyltransferase, which produces MIDTFEIRGHGLLLRGWRAGDEGDAAAVLRGFGDPEFRRWNTPLVPVDDLAAAHEYLRARQNALASGESVAYCVTDESTGEVLGNVAVSAITPAFRSARVGYWVLPEARGRRVATRALSLASRLAFGELGLYRIELDHALGHEVSCRVAERGGYRYEGTLRGAMFEEGRRDAFRDMHLHARLASDPEPPVA; this is translated from the coding sequence GTGATCGACACCTTTGAGATACGTGGCCACGGACTGCTTCTGCGCGGCTGGCGGGCCGGGGACGAGGGGGATGCCGCCGCCGTGCTGCGCGGGTTCGGCGACCCCGAGTTCCGGCGCTGGAACACCCCGCTCGTCCCGGTCGACGACCTCGCCGCCGCGCACGAATACCTGCGCGCACGCCAGAATGCGCTGGCGAGCGGCGAATCCGTGGCGTACTGCGTCACCGACGAGAGCACCGGGGAAGTGCTCGGGAACGTCGCCGTCAGCGCGATCACGCCCGCGTTCCGCAGCGCCCGCGTCGGCTACTGGGTGCTGCCCGAGGCACGCGGGCGCCGGGTCGCGACCCGCGCGCTGAGCCTCGCTTCGCGCCTGGCCTTCGGCGAACTCGGCCTCTACCGGATCGAACTCGACCACGCACTCGGGCACGAGGTGTCCTGCCGGGTCGCCGAGCGCGGCGGATACCGGTACGAGGGCACGCTGCGGGGTGCGATGTTCGAGGAGGGGCGGAGGGACGCCTTCCGGGACATGCACCTGCACGCCCGCCTCGCCTCGGACCCCGAGCCCCCGGTGGCGTGA
- a CDS encoding pyridoxine/pyridoxamine 5'-phosphate oxidase produces the protein MPELREILKSLRVWDTELPDFDPSAAPSAPLPLFVEWFAEAVAAGQTEPHTPSLATVDGDGLPDVRTVMLHGADENGFHFASHAGSAKGRQLAAHPQAALGFYWPARGRQIRVRGDVTAQSPEVSQADLHVRSTGALAAALVGHQSEVLGSQEELESASAAAWERAQADPTAPASTWTAYALAPREVEFFQGDARRRHIRLRYRSTGTGWVRELLWP, from the coding sequence ATGCCGGAACTGCGAGAGATCCTGAAGTCCCTGCGCGTCTGGGACACCGAACTGCCCGACTTCGACCCGTCCGCGGCCCCGTCCGCCCCGCTGCCGCTCTTCGTCGAGTGGTTCGCCGAGGCCGTCGCCGCCGGCCAGACGGAGCCGCACACCCCGTCCCTGGCCACGGTGGACGGCGACGGCCTGCCCGACGTCCGTACCGTGATGCTGCACGGCGCCGACGAGAACGGATTCCACTTCGCGTCCCACGCGGGCAGCGCCAAGGGCCGCCAGCTCGCGGCGCACCCGCAGGCCGCGCTCGGCTTCTACTGGCCGGCGCGGGGCCGCCAGATCCGCGTACGCGGTGATGTCACCGCTCAGTCGCCCGAGGTGAGCCAGGCCGACCTCCACGTCCGCTCGACGGGAGCCCTGGCGGCGGCCCTGGTCGGCCACCAGAGCGAGGTCCTCGGCTCGCAGGAGGAACTGGAGTCGGCCTCGGCCGCCGCCTGGGAGCGCGCGCAGGCCGACCCGACGGCCCCCGCCTCGACCTGGACGGCCTACGCGCTGGCGCCGCGCGAGGTGGAGTTCTTCCAGGGCGACGCCCGCCGCCGCCACATCCGCCTCAGGTACCGCTCCACAGGGACGGGCTGGGTGCGGGAGCTGCTCTGGCCGTGA
- a CDS encoding amino acid permease — MGYPRKLTRRFKAFDNFAISFTIINIISGIFSSFGFGMNAGGPRILVFGWIAVAAMVLFVGASMAEIASAYPTSGALYFSAGKLAKRHKGAWSWYTGWLNFVGQVGGTAATGYAAATFIQAFLVMQWPSYHATAQQTVLITAVILLLQALANTYTVQLVALVNRISVWWLLIGMVVIVVALIAVPDHHQSASVVTQFTNNTGFSNGIYAALLGLLVTSWTFTGFDGSFHMSEETVQATVNAPKGIMRSIGYSAVTGLILMLALVFAIGDYAAEASASAPPVQILIDALGMTTAKLLLLIVIGSMLFCGLANMTSNTRQIFAFSRDGAMPGSRWWHSVSSRTRTPVKAVWLAAACSLVLVVPGWWSHTAFTAIVSVNVVGLYLAYAVPIYLRLRHDDFQQGPWNLGRWGRPVAAVAVVWIVASSVLFMLPQASPINATSFNYAPIALVAVLVIATVWWFATARRRFQGPVSYGSPDEVAAMDLI; from the coding sequence ATGGGCTACCCGCGGAAGCTGACCCGGCGCTTCAAGGCGTTCGACAATTTCGCGATTTCCTTCACGATCATCAACATCATCTCCGGCATCTTCTCCTCCTTCGGGTTCGGAATGAACGCCGGCGGGCCGCGCATTCTCGTGTTCGGCTGGATAGCCGTCGCGGCCATGGTGCTTTTCGTCGGAGCGTCGATGGCCGAAATTGCATCGGCGTATCCGACGAGCGGAGCGCTCTATTTCTCGGCGGGCAAGCTGGCGAAACGGCACAAGGGCGCCTGGTCCTGGTACACGGGCTGGCTGAATTTCGTGGGACAGGTCGGCGGGACCGCGGCGACGGGCTACGCCGCGGCGACGTTCATCCAGGCGTTCCTCGTCATGCAGTGGCCGTCGTACCACGCGACGGCGCAGCAGACGGTCCTCATCACGGCGGTGATCCTGCTGCTCCAGGCGCTCGCCAACACGTACACGGTGCAGCTGGTGGCGCTGGTCAACCGGATCTCCGTGTGGTGGCTCCTCATCGGCATGGTGGTCATCGTCGTCGCGCTGATCGCCGTACCGGACCACCACCAGTCGGCGTCGGTCGTCACGCAGTTCACCAACAACACCGGCTTCTCCAACGGGATTTACGCGGCTCTGCTCGGCCTCCTCGTGACCAGCTGGACGTTCACCGGCTTCGACGGCAGTTTCCACATGTCGGAGGAGACGGTCCAGGCGACGGTCAACGCGCCGAAGGGCATCATGCGGTCGATCGGCTACTCCGCCGTCACCGGCCTGATCCTGATGCTGGCCCTCGTCTTCGCGATCGGCGACTACGCGGCGGAGGCGAGCGCGTCGGCGCCGCCCGTGCAGATCCTCATCGACGCGCTCGGCATGACGACGGCGAAGCTCCTGCTGCTGATCGTGATCGGCTCGATGCTGTTCTGCGGCCTGGCCAACATGACGAGCAACACCCGCCAGATCTTCGCCTTCTCGCGTGACGGCGCCATGCCGGGCTCGCGCTGGTGGCACTCGGTCTCCTCGCGCACGCGCACGCCCGTGAAGGCCGTGTGGCTCGCGGCGGCCTGCTCGCTGGTCCTCGTGGTGCCGGGCTGGTGGTCGCACACGGCGTTCACCGCGATCGTGAGCGTCAACGTCGTGGGTCTCTACCTCGCGTACGCCGTTCCGATCTATCTGCGCCTGCGCCACGACGACTTCCAGCAGGGGCCGTGGAACCTGGGCCGCTGGGGCAGGCCGGTGGCCGCGGTCGCGGTGGTCTGGATCGTGGCGAGCAGCGTCCTGTTCATGCTGCCGCAGGCGTCCCCGATCAACGCGACGTCGTTCAACTACGCGCCGATCGCGCTGGTCGCCGTCCTCGTGATCGCGACGGTGTGGTGGTTCGCGACGGCGCGCCGCCGCTTCCAGGGACCGGTCAGTTACGGCAGCCCGGACGAGGTCGCGGCGATGGACCTGATCTGA